From Neobacillus sp. PS2-9, the proteins below share one genomic window:
- a CDS encoding reverse transcriptase-like protein, whose protein sequence is MIEVYIDGASAGNPGPSGAGIFIKGNGLAEEYSLPLGTMSNHEAEFHAFIHALKICLEKGLMYSVVSFRTDSELINRAMEKEFVKNKQFSPLLDEALELSRKMELFFMKWIPSAENKVADRLARLAIQKNSSEGAL, encoded by the coding sequence ATGATTGAAGTCTATATTGATGGGGCAAGTGCTGGTAACCCTGGTCCAAGTGGAGCTGGGATTTTTATTAAAGGGAACGGTTTGGCTGAAGAATATTCTTTACCACTTGGGACGATGTCAAACCATGAAGCCGAATTCCATGCTTTTATACACGCATTAAAAATATGCCTTGAAAAAGGATTGATGTACTCAGTTGTGTCGTTTCGAACGGATTCGGAATTAATTAATAGGGCTATGGAAAAGGAATTTGTAAAAAACAAACAATTCTCGCCTTTACTTGACGAAGCTTTAGAATTATCAAGAAAAATGGAATTGTTCTTTATGAAATGGATTCCAAGCGCCGAAAATAAGGTAGCAGATAGACTAGCAAGGCTTGCTATACAAAAAAACTCAAGTGAAGGAGCATTATAA
- a CDS encoding reverse transcriptase-like protein — MKYRLEWKYKLKSNEKVQFSSEWVSGETAIQIGEELEATGKVTELYFYDEKETSWILKEMKKLLTEVEEEPHDITVYFDGGYQKESNLAGLGTVIFFKQGKKKYRIRANERLEQLENNNEAEYAAFYYALNILEDLGVQHLSCEFKGDSQGVLKQLDGDWPCYEETLNRWLDRIEEKMKTLDLNPKYTVISRKDNKEADRLATQALEGKEIFAKTLIL; from the coding sequence ATGAAATATAGGTTAGAATGGAAATATAAATTAAAAAGTAACGAAAAAGTACAATTTTCATCTGAGTGGGTATCTGGTGAAACAGCCATACAAATAGGTGAAGAACTTGAAGCAACAGGAAAAGTTACCGAACTATATTTTTATGATGAAAAAGAGACATCTTGGATTTTAAAAGAAATGAAGAAACTGTTGACTGAAGTAGAGGAAGAGCCACATGATATTACGGTTTATTTTGATGGGGGATATCAGAAGGAATCTAATCTCGCAGGACTAGGTACGGTTATTTTTTTTAAACAAGGAAAAAAGAAATACCGCATTCGGGCGAATGAACGCTTGGAGCAATTGGAGAACAACAATGAAGCTGAATACGCCGCTTTTTATTATGCACTAAATATATTAGAGGATCTAGGCGTTCAGCATTTGTCATGCGAGTTTAAGGGTGACTCTCAGGGAGTATTAAAACAGCTGGACGGTGATTGGCCTTGCTATGAGGAAACACTAAATCGCTGGCTTGACCGAATTGAGGAAAAGATGAAAACGCTTGATCTCAACCCCAAATATACAGTCATTTCAAGAAAAGATAATAAGGAAGCTGATCGCTTAGCCACCCAAGCCTTAGAAGGAAAAGAAATATTTGCGAAAACACTAATATTATAG
- a CDS encoding zinc-finger domain-containing protein, producing the protein MRDTGRKELLNHLENIMVQFCDGCFLHQHVKIEGGRRAAHRFCITQCTVGEKLQEYGKKLR; encoded by the coding sequence GTGAGAGACACTGGCAGAAAGGAATTGTTAAATCACCTAGAAAACATTATGGTTCAATTTTGTGATGGCTGCTTTTTGCATCAGCATGTAAAAATAGAGGGTGGAAGAAGAGCAGCCCATCGTTTCTGTATCACACAATGTACTGTAGGAGAAAAACTCCAGGAATATGGTAAGAAACTGAGGTAA
- the cspD gene encoding cold-shock protein CspD — MQNGKVKWFNNEKGFGFIEVEGGDDVFVHFSAITGEGFKSLEEGQEVSFEIVEGNRGPQAANVVKL, encoded by the coding sequence ATGCAAAACGGTAAAGTTAAATGGTTTAACAATGAAAAAGGTTTCGGTTTTATCGAAGTTGAAGGCGGAGACGATGTATTCGTACACTTCAGCGCTATCACAGGTGAAGGCTTCAAATCATTAGAAGAAGGCCAAGAAGTTTCTTTCGAAATCGTTGAAGGAAACCGCGGACCACAAGCTGCTAACGTAGTAAAACTTTAA
- a CDS encoding DNA topoisomerase III, translating into MKLIIAEKPDQGATLASIFKHRKQNGFIEIFPNDIFQQGAYVTWAIGHICQLVAPEKYSSGWKKWSLDNLPIIPDQFEYEVTKDKARQYQVIKQLVANPAVTEIIHAGDAGREGELIIRNILRLTKCRKPMKRLWISSLTANAIRDGFKKLLEEQDTRNLYFEAYTRACADWVVGMNASRLYSLLLQKQGFSDVFSVGRVQTPTLALIVKRELEIENFKSEPFWEVLAYFKINGKKYRGKWQNDGETHVKTKELAEKIAAFCREKPAEVSEVQSERKEFLPPLLYNLSALQAEANKRFKFSPKKTLDIMQKLYQKGNVSYPRSDSRYVTKEEAHTFPDILNKLSQMEDYATYFPLPNQSIADNKRYVNEKKVTDHYAIIPTEQIPNVEKLSPDERKIYDLVVTSLIAAHYNKSIAEYTTVITLVDGRASFISKGKVQIEEGWKRVIHSKEREDEPALPSLQKGEQGLTEKVEVKESQTQPPKRYTEGQLITLMKTAGRHIDDKELEKILSKTEGLGTEATRAGIITMLKDRLYIDVKKNLVYATAKAKILIEAIGPEILASPEMTAKWEQKLKEISEGSAVPKQFMEQTRKMVIHLISSSLEQAQKWSFSEDVRDQFTPGKQKNKRQSYTKLGPCKKCDGTIVDKGSFYGCSNYQKNKCDFTISKKILGKTITQKNIKLLLSEGKTEVIEGFMNKEKTFNARLFLDEKDRKIRFLFNEPVPK; encoded by the coding sequence ATGAAATTAATTATTGCAGAAAAACCGGATCAAGGTGCAACATTAGCGTCAATTTTTAAGCATAGAAAGCAAAATGGATTTATTGAAATTTTCCCTAATGATATTTTTCAACAAGGAGCTTATGTTACCTGGGCAATTGGTCATATTTGTCAATTAGTTGCTCCAGAAAAATATTCGTCGGGATGGAAAAAGTGGTCCTTAGATAATTTGCCGATTATACCGGACCAATTTGAATATGAAGTAACAAAAGATAAGGCAAGACAATACCAAGTCATTAAACAGTTAGTGGCAAATCCAGCGGTAACGGAAATTATTCATGCAGGAGATGCGGGCCGTGAAGGTGAACTGATCATTAGAAATATACTTAGGTTAACAAAATGTAGAAAACCGATGAAAAGACTTTGGATTTCTTCGTTAACGGCAAATGCTATAAGAGACGGCTTTAAAAAACTACTAGAGGAACAAGATACTCGAAACTTATATTTTGAAGCCTATACAAGGGCTTGTGCTGATTGGGTAGTTGGAATGAATGCGTCACGTTTATATAGCTTACTACTTCAGAAGCAGGGATTTTCTGATGTTTTTTCAGTTGGGAGAGTGCAAACTCCGACATTGGCATTAATTGTAAAAAGAGAACTAGAAATAGAGAATTTCAAGTCTGAACCATTTTGGGAAGTTTTAGCTTATTTTAAGATCAATGGAAAAAAGTATCGCGGAAAATGGCAAAATGACGGGGAAACCCATGTGAAAACGAAAGAGTTAGCTGAAAAGATAGCTGCTTTTTGCAGAGAAAAACCTGCTGAGGTCAGCGAGGTACAGTCTGAAAGAAAGGAATTTCTACCGCCTCTTCTCTATAATCTGTCAGCACTTCAAGCGGAAGCGAATAAACGCTTTAAGTTCTCACCTAAAAAAACACTTGATATCATGCAAAAGCTCTACCAAAAAGGAAATGTTTCCTATCCACGCTCAGACTCTCGATATGTAACTAAAGAAGAAGCCCATACTTTCCCAGATATCCTTAATAAATTAAGTCAAATGGAAGATTATGCTACTTATTTTCCTTTGCCTAACCAATCTATTGCTGATAATAAACGATATGTCAATGAAAAGAAGGTTACGGATCACTATGCAATAATTCCTACAGAACAAATACCCAATGTTGAAAAGCTTAGTCCAGACGAGCGGAAAATCTATGATTTAGTAGTTACTAGTTTAATTGCAGCGCATTATAATAAATCAATTGCAGAATATACAACAGTGATCACACTTGTTGATGGTCGTGCCTCTTTTATTTCAAAAGGGAAAGTACAAATTGAAGAAGGATGGAAAAGGGTAATACATTCGAAAGAACGTGAGGATGAACCCGCACTACCATCCCTCCAAAAAGGGGAACAGGGGTTAACTGAAAAGGTTGAAGTAAAAGAGAGTCAAACTCAGCCACCGAAACGGTATACGGAAGGTCAACTAATTACGTTAATGAAAACGGCTGGCAGGCATATTGATGATAAGGAACTAGAGAAAATTCTATCAAAGACAGAGGGGTTAGGAACAGAGGCAACTAGAGCTGGCATTATCACTATGTTAAAGGATCGTTTATATATTGATGTAAAAAAGAACTTGGTGTATGCAACAGCTAAGGCCAAAATATTAATTGAGGCGATAGGACCTGAAATATTGGCCTCACCAGAAATGACTGCTAAGTGGGAGCAAAAACTAAAAGAAATATCCGAGGGTTCGGCCGTACCGAAGCAATTCATGGAACAAACAAGAAAAATGGTAATACATTTAATTTCATCTAGTTTAGAACAGGCACAAAAGTGGTCATTTTCGGAGGATGTTCGTGACCAATTTACTCCTGGTAAACAAAAAAATAAAAGACAATCGTATACTAAACTGGGCCCTTGTAAAAAATGTGATGGTACTATTGTTGATAAGGGAAGCTTTTACGGATGTTCAAATTATCAAAAAAACAAGTGTGACTTTACCATTTCAAAAAAGATTCTTGGTAAAACTATTACCCAAAAAAATATCAAACTTCTGCTCTCCGAAGGGAAAACCGAAGTGATAGAAGGGTTTATGAACAAAGAGAAAACCTTTAACGCTCGACTTTTTCTTGATGAGAAGGATAGAAAAATAAGGTTTTTATTTAATGAACCAGTTCCAAAATAA